The genomic DNA GCTCTAAGTGTATAGTGTGTATATAACAACATCACACTGAAAATGATAAAAAGGGGGTGATAAAAAATGAAAGTGCTCATTTCTAACACATCAGATAAGCCATTATACCAACAAATTAAAGAGCAAATTAAAGAAGCAATATTTACTGAAGAACTGAAAGAAGGGGATGCAATGCCATCCATAAGAAATTTTGCTAATGATTTAAAAGTTAGTATTTTGACTATTAGACGAGTGTATGAAGAACTTGAAAATGAAGGCTTTCTTACACGCCAAGTTGGAATAGGAACATTTATTTCAACTGGAAATTTAGAAATACTAAGAGACTCAAAGAGACGTATAGTTGAACAAAAAATGGCAGATATGATTAAGGATGCAAAAGCACTAGGAATTACACAGATAGAGTTACAAGAAATGATGGATATTCTATATCAGGAGGATTAATATGGAAAATATTTTAGAAGTTTATAACTTAAATAAGACTTATACCGATTTTTCATTATCTAATATAAGCTTTGCATTACCAGAAGATTGTATAACTGGATTTATAGGTGTTAATGGAGCAGGAAAAACAACAACAATCCGTTCGATAT from Clostridioides difficile ATCC 9689 = DSM 1296 includes the following:
- a CDS encoding GntR family transcriptional regulator — encoded protein: MKVLISNTSDKPLYQQIKEQIKEAIFTEELKEGDAMPSIRNFANDLKVSILTIRRVYEELENEGFLTRQVGIGTFISTGNLEILRDSKRRIVEQKMADMIKDAKALGITQIELQEMMDILYQED